The following coding sequences lie in one Cercospora beticola chromosome 9, complete sequence genomic window:
- a CDS encoding uncharacterized protein (CAZy:GH3) encodes MDALDEKESAITTVTPLLGQTRRKRAIIWAQKHKWISGAIIMSLLLLPLLALLALHNKPSHAKWTSEVVYPSPKGYGAGDWAAAYEKARAMVEKMSKKDMNNITIGFGNAGTGCVGVSGSAKSVEFPGLCLHDAGQGVRDTDGVNAYASGISVGASWNSTLAYERAVFLGAEFKKKGVNVALGPVVGPIGRVMTSGRNWEGFASDPFLDGVLGAETIRGMQRSVIACVKHLVGNEQETNRNPINDDDGTIPSSSSNIDDRTMHELYLWPFQDAVKAGVGSVMCSYNRINQSYGCENSKIMNGLLKGELNFQGIVVSDWAAQHSSLDSANAGLDMAMPNSDYWDDDKLANARDGFDEARLVDMATRILATWLQFGQDDPNFPPLGVGMPDDILQPHKYVDAKDPAAKRSLLRQAIEGHVLVRNVNNSLPLVKPRTLSVFGYDAIAQSHFNPGTGDWTQNREAIDLSQPQEQQIMRNQPMSDAPSKFMGTLIVGGGSGSNVPAYISSPYDALQARAYDDDTSIFYDFTSYDPRVMPESDACLVFINEYASEAWDRPGLADEESDDLVRSVASQCNNTIVTIHNAGPRLVDEWIENDNVTAVIFAHLPGQDAGRAVVSLLYGDTSPSGRLPYTVAKKVSDYGDLAGPCIDKSQDPQCDFEEGVNIDYRSFLARSVTPRFEFGFGLTYSSFEYSGLSINMNATSTADSTSTAPVYINGTTDQNSNRDDMGVGGSNSLFENVGMISATIKNTGSVTAAEVAQLYIQIPVPKDSLGSNSNTRVLRGFQKVEIAAGDEVKVEFALRRKDISYWNSVNQTWVVPSGEFEVFVGKSVLDTPLVDTFKL; translated from the exons ATGGACGCACTGGACGAAAAAGAAAGCGCAATCACCACAGTCACTCCCCTTCTAGGCCAAACCCGCCGAAAACGTGCCATAATCTGGGCACAAAAACACAAGTGGATTTCCGGAGCAATCATCAtgtctcttctcctcttaCCACTCCTCGCACTTCTCGCACTCCACAACAAGCCCTCTCACGCGAAATGGACGAGCGAAGTCGTCTATCCTTCACCTAAAGGCTACGGAGCTGGAGATTGGGCTGCAGCTTACGAGAAAGCTAGAGCGATGGTTGAGAAGATGAGTAAGAAGGATATGAATAATATTACGATCGGATTCGGGAATGCAGGGACCGGATGTGTGGGAGTTTCTGGCTCCGCGAAAAGTGTGGAATTTCCTGGGTTGTGTCTTCATGATGCTGGACAGGGAGTGAGAGATACAGATGGAGTCAATGCTTATGCTTCTGGGATTTCGGTCGGAGCTTCGTGGAATTCGACGCTGGCGTATGAGAGAGCTGTGTTTCTGGGTGCGGAgttcaagaagaagggtgtTAATGTGGCGCTGGGGCCGGTGGTGGGACCTATTGGACGAGTGATGACTTCGGGACGAAATTGGGAGGGGTTTGCGAGTGATCCTTTTCTTGATGGCGTGCTTGGTGCTGAGACTATCAGAGGCATGCAGAGGAGTGTTATTGCTTGTGTGAAACATTTGGTTGGGAATGAGCAGGAGACGAACAGGAATCCGATtaatgatgatgatgggacGATAccgagcagcagctcgaatATTGACGATCGCACGATGCACGAGCTGTATCTCTGGCCATTCCAGGATGCGGTCAAAGCTGGAGTTGGAAGCGTGATGTGTTCGTACAATCGAATCAATCAGAGCTACGGTTGCGAGAACTCGAAGATCATGAATGGACTTTTGAAGGGCGAGCTCAATTTTCAAGG AATTGTTGTCTCCGATTGGGCTGCGCAGCACTCATCCCTGGACTCTGCCAACGCCGGTCTAGACATGGCGATGCCAAATAGCGATTACTGGGACGATGACAAGCTCGCTAATGCGCGTGATGGGTTCGACGAGGCTCGGCTCGTGGATATGGCGACTCGGATTCTGGCAACATGGCTCCAATTTGGCCAAGACGATCCGAATTTTCCTCCTCTCGGTGTTGGAATGCCAGACGATATTCTCCAGCCACATAAATATGTGGACGCAAAGGACCCAGCTGCAAAGAGGTCTCTCCTACGGCAAGCAATTGAAGGCCATGTCTTGGTCAGAAACGTCAACAATAGTCTTCCTCTGGTGAAGCCGCGAACGTTATCTGTCTTTGGCTACGACGCAATCGCTCAATCTCATTTCAATCCTGGCACGGGCGACTGGACGCAAAATCGAGAAGCAATTGACCTTTCTCAGCCGCAAGAACAGCAAATCATGCGCAATCAACCCATGTCAGATGCGCCATCGAAATTCATGGGCACTTTAATCGTCggcggtggcagtggcagcaatgTACCTGCATACATCAGCAGCCCATATGATGCTCTACAGGCCAGAGCGTACGATGATGATACGTCCATTTTCTACGACTTCACATCATACGACCCTAGAGTCATGCCCGAATCTGACGCATGCCTCGTCTTCATTAATGAATACGCCAGCGAAGCATGGGATCGTCCTGGTCTCGCAGATGAAGAGAGCGACGATCTGGTTCGCAGCGTAGCATCGCAATGCAACAACACCATCGTGACCATTCACAACGCAGGTCCGCGCTTAGTCGATGAATGGATCGAGAACGACAACGTGACGGCCGTCATCTTCGCACATCTACCCGGGCAAGATGCTGGTCGCGCAGTCGTCTCACTACTCTATGGAGACACCAGCCCTTCCGGTCGTCTACCCTACACCGTCGCGAAAAAGGTATCCGATTATGGAGACCTAGCTGGACCTTGCATCGATAAATCTCAAGACCCACAATGCGATTTTGAAGAGGGCGTAAATATCGACTATCGCAGCTTCCTAGCACGTTCAGTGACACCGCGATTTGAATTCGGATTTGGCCTGACTTACTCCTCTTTCGAATACTCCGGGTTGAGCATCAATATGAACGCCACCTCGACTGCTGATTCGACCAGCACGGCTCCAGTCTACATCAACGGAACGACAGACCAAAATTCCAATCGCGATGACATGGGAGTTGGTGGTTCGAACTCTCTTTTCGAAAACGTTGGAATGATTAGCGCAACGATCAAGAATACGGGCTCTGTCACCGCAGCTGAAGTCGCGCAGTTGTATATTCAAATTCCAGTCCCAAAGGACAGTCTGGGCAGTAATTCGAATACGAGAGTTTTGCGCGGTTTTCAGAAGGTTGAAATTGCAGCTGGAGATGAAGTGAAGGTTGAGTTCGCGTTGAGGAGGAAGGATATCTCGTATTGGAATTCGGTGAATCAGACTTGGGTTGTGCCGAGTGGGGAGTTTGAGGTTTTTGTTGGGAAGAGTGTGCTGGATACGCCTCTTGTGGACACTTTCAAATTGTAG
- the RPT4 gene encoding 26S proteasome subunit rpt4, translated as MSDPERDHALEEYKNRLLESREWEAKLKALRLEIKGLQRDFDVSEENIKALQSVGQIIGEVLKQLDEERFIVKASSGPRYVVGCRSKVDKVKLKQGTRVALDMTTLTIMRMLPREVDPLVYNMSLEDPGQVSFAGIGGLNDQIRELREVIELPLKNPELFLRVGIKPPKGVLLYGPPGTGKTLLARAVASSLETNFLKVVSSAIVDKYIGESARLIREMFGYAKEHEPCIIFMDEIDAIGGRRFSEGTSADREIQRTLMELLNQLDGFDYLGKTKIIMATNRPDTLDPALLRAGRLDRKIEIPLPNEAGRLEVLKIHASSVQKEGEIDFESVVKMSDGLNGADLRNVVTEAGLFAIKDYRESVNQDDFNKAVRKVAESKKLEGKLEYQKL; from the exons ATGTCGGACCCAGAGAGAGATCATGCGCTGGAGGAATACAAGAACAGACTTCTCGAATCGAGGGAGTGGGAGGCGAAGCTCAAGGCGCTACGATTAGAAATCAAAGGCCTACAACGAGATTTCGATGTATCGGAGGAGAACATCAAGGCACTGCAGAGTGTTGGTCAGATCATCGGCGAAGTGCTGAAACAGCTTGATGAGGAGCGCTTCATCGTCAAAGCATCATCAGGGCCTCGATATGTTGTCGGATGCAGATCAAAAGTCGACaaggtgaagttgaagcaGGGTACACGCGTTGCGCTGGACATGACCACTCTCACAATCATGCGCATGCTTCCCCGGGAGGTCGATCCGTTGGTGTACAACATGTCGCTCGAGGATCCAGGACAGGTATCATTTGCGGGTATCGGTGGGCTGAACGACCAGATCAGAGAGCTGCGAGAAGTCATCGAGCTACCACTGAAGAATCCGGAGCTCTTCTTGCGGGTTGGCATCAAGCCGCCGAAGGGCGTGCTGCTGTACGGTCCTCCCGGAACTGGCAAGACACTCCTCGCGCGTGCTGTTGCCAGCTCGCTCGAGACGAATTTCCTCAAAG TCGTTTCGTCCGCCATCGTCGATAAATACATCGGAGAATCCGCCCGCCTCATTCGCGAAATGTTCGGTTATGCCAAAGAACACGAGCCCTGTATCATTTTCATGGACGAAATCGATGCTATTGGTGGGCGGCGATTCAGCGAGGGAACCAGTGCCGATCGTGAGATTCAGCGTACATTGATGGAGTTACTCAACCAGCTTGATGGATTCGACTATTTGGGAAAGACAAAGATCATCATGGCGACCAACAGGCCAGATACCCTCGATCCAGCGCTTCTACGTGCTGGTCGGTTGGACAGGAAGATTGAGATCCCACTGCCGAACGAGGCTGGACGATTGGAGGTGCTCAAAATTCATGCTTCAAGCGTGCAGAAGGAGGGAGAGATCGACTTCGAATCAGTGGTGAAGATGAGCGACGGGCTCAACGGAGCAGATTTGAGGAACGTGGTGACAGAGGCTGGGCTATTCGCCATTAAGGATTACAGGGAATCCGTGAACCAGGACGATTTCAACAAAGCAGTACGAAAGGTCGccgagagcaagaagctAGAAG GCAAGCTGGAGTACCAGAAGTTGTAA